The window TAACTCACCAATCTTGGAAGGGAAAAGTGTCTCATCATCCAGTTGGTCCTGCACCCAGGTCATCAGGTAGTCGATGTATTTGGGAGCGGAGCATTTGATGGGCTTCTTAATATTGGTGCCATCAGCCCAGTGATACTCATACCTACAGAGGAACACATCGCCACCTCTTGTTATATTCACTTATTTCACTAAAGCAAACttgaatacaggactttaaGCTCTTTGTTTAACATGCACTTTTTCTGCCTTTCTGTCAAGACATAACATCATTTAGAGGTGAGATAAAAAAAGAGCAAGACAGGGGAAATACAAAAGTAGCAACAATCATATTCTTGATGGCGGCTAtgtcaacaggaagtgaacCACCATCTCTTCCTCCTGATTACAGGCTGAACGCAGACAGTCTTGGCAGGAGAGGGGATAGAGGAAGTTCCACATCTAGACTCTAACCAAACAGCCTCTATAAGGGACCACATGCAAAGTTTAATTCCTGTTTTCCTCTTCTGACATTTACATgatgcattttaatttcatacacTTTAGCTCCCGCAGCCACTCAAAATCAGAATCCTTAGTTGGGTTTTCTTTGGTGTGCATGAAACATCCTTTCCCGATTCTGGATGAAATAAGGTTTTACCAATTGATCTTTATGATGAAGGTGATTTTGACCTTAATTTGACACTAAAAAGAATGCTACTGAATGGATGCATGCAGAAAAGGACAGTGTCGGCTGTTACCTTGGTCCTGCAGACATCACAGAGCAGCTGGTCTCTGTGCAGAACTCAGTGATGGTGCCGTAGAGCATGTTGATCTGGTTGAAGAAATCCACCGCTGAAAGAAAGGGTTAATAGTAATAATAAGTTAAACAACTAAATACTGTCACCTTATAAACATACAGTGGTTTTCTGTAGtctttttattacagtttttgaCCTGAATTTctatattatattcatttaaatcaatCTTACTAACACACAGCAATTCAAAATCCACCAATTGTAACTATACTTACTGTTTTACAACCGTttacatgtttgtatatgtatatacagtacatgtaattATCATTCAGCACATAGGTTCACCTTCCTGTTTCCACGAATATGATCTTCCTTtacttttgtatatttaatgaGCATTGTTGGACTGAACCTGAAACCTAAGATTTTAGTTGCCAATGACTCCGATTCTGTTTTGCATGTGATagataaaaaactaaaacttgtATCtatctttgttttataaatagCTTGCATGTAACAACTCACTGTTGACAGCAATCCACTCATTGAGATCCTCTCCCTCAGGCAGCATGACAGCCTGCCTCAGGTTCCCACTGCCCAGTGTGGCCTCAGCATGTTTCAGCAGCTCGTACTGGTGGGAGCCCTCTGGGATGTTCTTCTTCGGCTTGAAAGTCTTGGATGAGCGACTGCCACTGCAAAGAAAAACCAAGTGGAGCTGAGCAATGGTCATGTGACACGTTTAAAAGGCTTGTGGAGGAGTAGCTGTTCCTCTTGGGCCTCCACATGTGAGGATCCTTCCTGTGTAGTTTGAGCAATCAGCACAGGGAGAAGGCTCTGACAAAATGGCCTTTTACTGAATGCTAAGTTAAGACACTCTTGCTTTTAAGTTGTCTTGACTAATGTAACGCTCTTTAAATTGGCAGACCAAACACAGACATGTCATGTGAAAACTACAGACCGTGCAGAATGCTGCTGCCAGAGTTTTAACAAAGACTATAATGAGAGGTTAAACCACTTCTGTGTTGTGCTTCCTACAATGGCTCCCTGTATATGTAAGAACTGTTTTTATCTTAGTTTCAAAAGGCAGTGACTGAACACAACCCCTTTTGTATCATATATCATCCAGCGTTTTGATCCTCTGTGAGCATCCACAGCCTCTCTTTTCAACTGTTTGCAAGGAGGCCACAACATTTTTGGAGATGCTACTTCTTTTGCCACAGTGCCAAAAAAACGTAGAACACTTTGCCTTTAATTACTGCCTGTCTGAGTCTTTTTAATATGACCTGTTACACGCAACTGTATGTTTTATCTCTCAAATATAAGCTAAAAGGAACACTCATGTTCTCCATTtccctttctgtgttttaaaacgTGTGTCTTTTGGTGCTTTGTAAAGCCCTTTGTGTTGTATTCTGTCAATGAAAAgtgatatataaatacagttgCTTGATTAATGAATCAAATGAATGTGTCATGTGAATGTGTCTTTAGTTCTATCGCTGTTCTACTTGTGTTCAGAGTGACAGAAGCATGACTGTCCTGAATGTGTCATTTAAATTAGGTGACAGTGATTATTTCCTACTTGGTGCCACAGACAGGAAATGTGAAAGCGACACTTTAAATAACGAGACTCTAAACCACATTACTCAATGCGTAGCAAACTCCCAACGAGGTCAGGACTGCAAGTCGGTGAATGGTGACTGAACGTGTCTTGTCGTACCCTGAGGTGGGAAGTAACATGCATATTCATACGTACATTTACTCATCTCTAAAAATGGAACTAGTGGACTAACTCTTtaagtcaaattatttaaatattttctaaaaagtCAATCAGAACTGTTTCTCTACAATAGTCAAATGTTCCgtgatgcaacaatattatctagaattgtcacatgtataaatatacttaaatacaaacataaaggCCATTTTTCTGTATGATGATTACTTGACCTTAGTGAAATGATTAACTCaagtaaagtttaaaaagtattggcatcaaaatatacttaaagtactaaaagtaaaagtactcattatgcagatttcagaataatatcatagttttgattataattattgatgcaataatgtgtcaaagctggtaaaggtgccTCTAACACTCCTTTGTATAATGCAGGTTATCTGGTGAAAGTAACTctaggtgtaactaaagtctgatttaagggttgattatatttcacaattttaacccaaatgtgcaaattaactgaatatattaaataaatatagtggagtaaaagttcAACGGTTTACCTCTGGATTGTattagagtagaagtacaaagtagctaaacattgaaatactcaagtaaagaacagGTCTgtcaaaattgtactcaagtacagtacttcagtaaTTGTACTTAGTTAGCCTACTTTACAACACTGGTAAACATCAAGAGACTTAATCACATTACTCGACGTTTAGCAACCTCCCAACGATGTCAGGTCTGTGCATGGGTGAATAATAAGTCAACACACCTTGCCGTAGCCTAATTCACTGGAAAAGAGATAATATTTGCTAAGTGCGCTAAGCTAGCGTCAACCGTCACGCTAGCCAAGTTAACAGACGTTTGATAAAAAGTTGATGAGtgctggaaacacacacataaacacagatgaCAAATGATCTAATAGGGGTTGTATtataagttatttttaaatgcgtTTTAAGTTAACCTAAACGTGTTATGCGTACTCAAGTTAGCAGTTGTTGTCTGTAACGGTGTCTCACTTTGACGCCAGTTACTTCCCCTGATGGAACTTCGTAGCTAACATTAACCGCAACGTAACTAAGCACAATATCTGCTCATTGTACTTACAACAAGAAGCTCATCTTGGCGAAGCGGTCGTCGAAGAGCCTCGATAACAACCCTGGTTTAGTAAACAGGTATTAGTTTTACAATCACACAGAGGGAAGCACTTGTCAACGATGCCTGCTAACAGTGAGGCTAACGTGAACTGCACCCTCTGTGGCTCTTCCTCTATCTCTGTAGCTGCCGGCCGGCAGACTGGCGCCCCCTAGCGGCTGCATCTGGCTATTACCACTCTCCAAATAGATTATAACTGTGTCTAGAAGATGAAGGAAGTAGTATagcagaatcagaatcagaatatctttaatcgtcccacagaggggacattttcatttttacggcagaaagagccaaagacagcttaatattacaccaatatactaaacaaatatatatacaagaatcacacaattgcaaaatacacacaaataaaagtatagcagcctacggtggtgtattgctatcacactaaaaaaaaaaataaggctcagtatcaagtaattacgtgaaagtttcttgttataacaagatctttttcacgtttaaacaagataagtatcatgttattacatgaaattatcacgttatttcatgataattataatttcacgttataacatgacaatatcatgttatttcaagatatgatATGAATCACGTTATTACATAAAACTgtcatgttatttcaagataatgaCATGGACGAAACAGCGTTCGCTTCAAAGAAATAgcctataaaggaagtaaaacggcCCGACGCGCAACCGAATTGCCCGAGAtggatgtttctgataatatatgcttttatttcctacttggcCTGAGACACTGGGAGATATTGGCATTTCTTAGGATGGACGGAATTATAATAAGCATGCCAACGCTAAGGAGGCGACTGAAGTTCTTGGGGTTGTTCAGGAGGAAAGCCCAGTCAGACTTGGTGGATTTCTTATCTCAGAATAACGTGATAGTTGCATATCTTGtaaaaacgtgaaaatatcatatctTGAAATGACGTGATAttttcatgtaataacatgatacttatcttgtttaaacgtgaaaaagatcttgttataacaagaaactttcacgtaattacttgatactgagccttattttttttttttgtgtgatagcaatacaccaccgtagcagccagatatgtattgcacagtaTTTAACACAGGACAAAGCTGGCCTTctttatcagtctgttcagtctcttcctgtcagcagccgagatgctgcagccccagcaggccaccccatagaagatggctgatgccaccacagagtcaaagaaagtctgaaggagtgccccctgcaccccaaaagacctcagtctcctcagcagaagtTACAAATGaacagtggtgtaaagtgaCCAagtagtacttttactcaagtattacacttaagtacaattctgaggtatttgtactttacttgagtatttccattcaatgcaactttatacttttatactccactacatttaaaagggaaataatgtaattttactccactacatttatttaacagatgtTGCTACTTTCAACAAAACGCATCTCCAAAAATTAAACTATTAGACTTATTCTTtaaggtaaatagtgtacttttactccactacatttacgTAATGCCTTAAGAAATGTAAGAACTAATCGTTTGTAAAGCAGCTACATGCAGTAGATTTGCTCGGCTACCGTACAATACAGGACAATTCTGAGGGATTTCATTTCAAGTGTATTTGCCTCCTTTTTCCTACCATGATGCTAAAGGGGCGAGATCGATTGAAATTCAGAGAAATTAGCTATGCAAGGTGTGGCAACAGATAACAAGTGTGACGCAAGCCCCATGCGTGCAGGGGGAAGGGCTTTAAAGCCTCTCTGCTCTTCGTCCTCGTCCTCCACAGACGTCGCTCTGTCAGTCGGAGTTGTGGTGTGTTACGTAACCGGCCGCGGCGTCTCTTCCCCGTTCAGAATGGCAGCGATCAGGACTCTCAGGAAACTGTGCCAACACTCCCAGCACCAACTGTGTAAACTACACACGTCTGCCCCGAGGTGAGTGCGACCCCCGGCCCTTATTCCCATTTCATTTGAGTCTGTAAGTAATGTTCGGCGcggtttttttttcaaacatgagACGATCTGTAtcttaaatatacatgtaaatgtgtCTCTCAAGTATAATTCTTTAATGGCCGGTCGTCTACAATGTTGCGTACACATAGATAAaagattgtgtgtttttgtgtgggggattttattgattttgttggACTAAATGTCCCTGGTCGGTCACATTTCTGCTGCGCCCCTAGCGATATGCCGGTAACATTGCAGCCGCCGCTTGGCTGATGAAATCGGTCTCAGTACTTGCACCCAGTTGCTCGGGGACCCAGGCTCCAGCTGGAGACCAAGGTGTTGGTCTTAACAGTCAGTGGTCTGCACCAAAGAGAAAAAGTTATGCCAATCCATTTTGTGATCCCTGacatgtaattattattaacaaaaaaGAGATATATATAGCAGACATATTGTGGTGTTATGATAAGTCGAGCTCTAATAGCAACTTTGCAGCATATCGTGCAAGTACTTATTGGAAACGTGCACAGTTCAGCATGACTCTGATACTTGTAATCTAATGTTGCACACACGGCCCCTGCACATGATCTGCAGCCCCAGAGGCACATGATGATGATCATGATaatttaaagcatttaacatgttttacattaGTTATTACAATGTATCACAACTAAGTTACTTAACGTAACTTTGAAGAAAGAATATGATTAGACATGAACTATAAaggcttttccttttaaaatactCACAGTAAGAAGTTATATGTACAGATAGATAAAATACCAACAAttcaacaacagcaaaaaaagtAACGCGTACAAAAGGCCAACTCTCCTCTGTGACGGCTCTCAATTAACATTGGCTATTTCGCACTTCTATGTGGCTATACATCTGAAAAGAGACACCCAAGTAGTCAGACGTTTGTTTTAATTGGTATGAGGTTCAAGAGTCGTTTGCTTCACTGTAATCTCAACACATGTCCTTTGGGACCTGGTACCCTGGCCCCATAGTCGTAACCCCATTTGGCCCTAAGATGTGATACATTTCTGTGATGTTTAATTAGTTTTGACAGAATAAAAGGGTGGTTGCGTCACTGTTGATGGCTCATTACTCTTCAGTTATTAATTACTGCTCTCTGTTTGTTGTTATATAACACAAAACCCCTTTCGACAAAGCGCCAGTACAGGTCCGCCCGGTTCGTAAGCTCATACCACTCATACTGTAACTCTACAGTACAAGTGCTTATGCAGCACATACTGTTTCAGATGCAGACGTGCTGCATCTAATTTTAGAGGCTTGGATTGTTGGCCAGCCAGGCTGGATGGTTGAAATTACAAGTTTCTGGTGTCAAATGTCTGTTCATTGGCAAAGAGGTCAAATCCAGTTGATAAGTGGCCTTAAATTTGCCCAAAGATTAGTCGAATAGACAAGACTGTGAAAGTattaccttttttgtttttgtgttgatgaAACTTGTGCTCTGAACTTGTGGGCGCAGTTTAATAAACAAGAAAGCCCTTGCAGTCTTGCATTGAGAATGACTGATTTCTGCGCCTGGATAACAGCAGAAACGCAtcttgtttttcaagtaagttATTGATTGTTTCTCTTCTGACTCCCATCTTTCTGTATTCCAACTCTCAGACAGGAGGCGGTGGTCATCTCAGGAAGGAAACTAGCACGGCAGATTCGCGATGAGGCCCGTGCCGACGTGGAGAAATTGGTTTTAGCCGGCCACAGGAGACCCCATCTGAGTGTGGTTCTGGTGGGAGAAAATCCAGCCAGTCACTCCTATGTCCTGAACAAGACACGAGCTGCCGCTGATGTCGGTAAGTAAAAACACCCACAGCCCTCATACGTATGTGTAAACAACAGTATAATAACAATAGAACAagtgcctttttgtttttaagttgttttctCACTTTAACCTCCCACAGGAATCTCAAGTGAGACAATTCTCAAGCATTCAGCCATCAGCGAGGAGGAGTTATTGGACCTGATCTACAAACTAAACACAGACCATCGTGTGGACGGGCTGCTGGTCCAGCTACCCCTGCCAGGTATAGAGATGCAGTAACGAAATCAACAAGGAGCATTGATTTATTCATTGGCTGCAGTAAGCAGATAACGTTAGACCTCAATCATTGTCTTTATAAGACCTTTAAGATCTAGCGTCCCTGACTTcaacctttgtttgttttctgacagATCACATTGATGAACGGGCAGTGTGTAATGCAGTTTCCCCTACCAAGGACGTGGACGGCTTTCACGTCGTTAACGTGGGTCGCATGTGTTTGGATCAGTCCACCATGCTTCCTGCCACTCCTTGGGGAGTCTGGGAGATTATCAAACGCACAGGTGAACACTTGCTTACttaataaccctaaccctaagtgTTGACTGCAGCTCAGCAACTTTATAATCTAACAATCTGAATTCTCTCACTTTTAGGTATTCCTACTATTGGGAAgaatgttgttgttgcaggaCG of the Eleginops maclovinus isolate JMC-PN-2008 ecotype Puerto Natales chromosome 12, JC_Emac_rtc_rv5, whole genome shotgun sequence genome contains:
- the mthfd2 gene encoding bifunctional methylenetetrahydrofolate dehydrogenase/cyclohydrolase, mitochondrial, with the protein product MRAGGRALKPLCSSSSSSTDVALSVGVVVCYVTGRGVSSPFRMAAIRTLRKLCQHSQHQLCKLHTSAPRQEAVVISGRKLARQIRDEARADVEKLVLAGHRRPHLSVVLVGENPASHSYVLNKTRAAADVGISSETILKHSAISEEELLDLIYKLNTDHRVDGLLVQLPLPDHIDERAVCNAVSPTKDVDGFHVVNVGRMCLDQSTMLPATPWGVWEIIKRTGIPTIGKNVVVAGRSKNVGMPIAMLLHTDGRHERPGGDATVTISHRHTPKEQLSQHTKIADIIVAAAGIPNLITPDMIKEGAAVIDVGINRVQDPITGKSRLVGDVDFEGVRQKAGFITPVPGGVGPMTVAMLMKNTIKAAKNVLLFPPERIRMAAAS
- the mob1a gene encoding MOB kinase activator 1A; the encoded protein is MSFLFGSRSSKTFKPKKNIPEGSHQYELLKHAEATLGSGNLRQAVMLPEGEDLNEWIAVNTVDFFNQINMLYGTITEFCTETSCSVMSAGPRYEYHWADGTNIKKPIKCSAPKYIDYLMTWVQDQLDDETLFPSKIGVPFPKNFMSVAKTILKRLFRVYAHIYHQHFDSVMQLQEEAHLNTSFKHFIFFVQEFNLIDRRELAPLQDLIEKLGSKDR